AGATACCTCGCGGTGTCGAAATCATCACGACGAGCCTCCCGCTCGCGAATGTTGTTGAAGCGCCTATTGCACTTCGCGATCATCTCAGTCTGGACGCGGACCCTCTCAAGGGTAACCTCGTAGCTTCAGGAGTCCCTCAACCGGTTAATCTCATTCAGATGCCTTAAGGCCGTAGCagccttctccttctcccaaGCGGCCTTCTCTTCCTCAAGAGAGGCTTTCTCTCGCTCAAGAACTCTGATCTTCTCGCCAGCAGTCTTGAATTTGCCCTTCAGCTCTCCAAACTTCTCCGTGAACTTCGCCTTCTGGACCTTCTTCCCTGCGAGTAATCGACTCTGCTCTGCCTCAGCCTTCTCGATCACTGCTTTGAACTCACTCGTTTTACGGTTAAGAGCTGAGTCCTTCACTCGCACGAGCCTTTCAGCGTTCTTCAACTTGGAGATAGTTTCTTTCAAGGCCGTGTTATACAGCTCAACGACGTAATTCATGCTACCATCACTCTGCGTAAACAAAGATTGAGCGTCAGGACCAGAAGCATTAAAAAGACAGAAGGTTACCAGAACCTTGGTCCTTGCCGCATCGACATAAGCATCCTTGAAGATAAGGTCTTTAACCGACCGCATATCTTTTGCACCGCCTCGGATTTGGCGAACTAACTCGGCGCAATCCTCAGGGGTGTAGGCGAGCGGTGTCTCACCGTCGTATTTGAACTCCACGTGATCAGGGAAATTGACGGGACCTTTCTTTCGAGTAGAGCTGCCTCCGGGCGCCGACGGCGTAGGGCGAGGAGTGGTGGCAGTGATCGATTGAGAAACTTCTGCTTCGCGCCTCCCTTCGGGAGTCTTAGAATGGTCTCGACCGTCGGAACCTCGATCAACAGATGGTTCCCTTCTCTCCCTTTCCAAGGGAACGATCGGAAAACTGCTCAACCCGTCATCAGTCAAAGCCCCGTTACCACGACTCGACTCTTCGTGAACCACGAGCTTTCGATTCTCTGCCCCGACACTCGGTACCGGGTCCTTTTCAgcaggcttcttcttcttatctttcttcttcttcttttggggAGGTTCATCCTGACGAACCTCGGCAGCAATTTCCGATGAACCCCCCTGAACCATAGTGATAGATGCGTCAGGAGCCGGTCTCTTCTTTCCTTTCTTCCTAGTTTGCGCCGACTCGTCGACTTCTGGCACAAAACTTTCCCTTGAAGGTTCGGAACCGACAGGGTCCGGAACCGGCGTTGTTCGAATGACCGCAGGAGGAGACTCCCAGCGATCAACTCCGTCAGGAGTCCTCGACGGCACGTCACTAGATGAGGCACTCAGCCTTTTCCCGATGATTGCAATTAAGTCTGGAAGGGCCTTCATCTCTCTTGCAGTGGTGATCTTTCTCTGTTCTGCTCTCGTGAATAACGAAAACCGACATTTGCGACCAGTCACTAGTGGCAAAAGATCAGATCCCCAATCCTCTGCGAAAGATCGACAAGTAAGAATGATGAAATAACAAAGAAACGAGAGTGAAATAAGAGAAAACTCACTTCGCGAGATCCTGTCGATGACTCGCCGAATCCTTTCCACAGTAATGTTATCCCAACTTTCTTGAGGGAGCAGTGTGAGAGCCCGAGCATTCTCTATAAATTCTTCGGGATAAGCCGCCGTATCCGGAAGATCAACTGCATTCAAAAGAAAACTAGTAAGATCAGGGAAGCAGTCAATTGCGAGTTATCAGCAACAATCTACCAAGTTCAGAGTTCCATAAAAAACGAAAGGTGTCACCGGGCGGCTCCTCGAAAGCAAACTCATCCGACTTGACGTAGAAATAAAAACGCCGCCAGTTGTTCGTCCTATTGGGATCCCGACGATAACGTTGTAGTTCGGCCTCATTTGGATCAAGTACAACCCTTCCCCCATCGACTTAAGATACGCCAACTCATCGAAGGATCGAACATTCATCGACACGTCGATCTCTGCCGCCATCACTAACAATGCTACCAGGAGACGAAATGAACCATTTAAGAACTGACTTATCGCCGCATCACGACGCCTCACGTAAGACGTGATGAGCCTAGGGATCGGGAACCAAAGCCTGGTCTCATTCTGAAAATAGGATTCGTAAACACATTGGAATCCCACCGGGGGTGACCATGGCCTCTGGGTCTTAGTTGGAATCAGAAAAGTCACCCCGACTCCAGCACACTCCCTCAACAGAATCTTCACGCTGCTTGGAGTCAAACGAGTCGCCTCAACATTCTCCCACGATTGTCCCTCCACGGCCGGAGGACGTAACAGCCCCGGTGCCAACGTCGGGAGATCTTCGAAAATCCCCTCAGGATGATAGCAGCATGGAACAAAATCAGGAGGAGAAATCTCTGTGTCGTGGGCTCCACCTCGACCATCTCTCGCACAATCTTGCGCAACCGACTCAACGTTTGCCCTTTCCTCGCGAATTAGGCGCGCCGACTCGGCGACCAAGACCCGCTGGGACGTATCCATATTCGTCGTATCCATCATGGCCTCACGATGTATCGCCTCAAAATCAGAAGGCAGGGTCGAGTCGACGACTCGTACGGGGCTCGTCTCCGTCGCCACAGCCTTCCCTTTCTGTTCCTTGGAAAGCCTACTGCCCGACGACATGGCAAGTTTCTAGGAATCTATGACTAAAAAGGGGTAGAGAGAGaagcagagagaaagagagagaaagtacctgaGTCGGGTGAAGAATGAAGAAAATGAGAGGCGAGAGGGGTATTTATAAGGAGAGACTGCGCACTCCGAGGCGTCATCATTAGACCTAGATGGGCCTATGTAGGCCCATTTAGGTGCGTGAAGTTCACCGGATCTTGTGACGGTTCGACTTCTCGAGGTAAAACGGAACCGGTTTAGACCAAATCCAGCGATTGTAACCAAAGCCAAAGGAAACCGCCGGTTCGAACCAATCCAATGAAACTGTGAGTCATGAGCAAGCGAGTCGTCCGTGTAGTTGAGGAGTCGAGCGGGATCGCGGGTCCAGAACAATTATCTTGTAAACCCTACTTCCAAATTCACTGAGTCGGCTACGCTACTCACCAGCGAACtgggggacttactgttggtACGGGCCTGACCCTCCCAAAAGGCCCACATGATGATTGTCCTGACACATGATCAAAACAGATGAGCTCGGCTCGTCGACTCGCGAGCCCGTAGTCGACTCGACTTTGGACTACTTTTAGCCGGCAGAGCGAACGACCGTAAGTCTTCGGCTCGACGACTCGGTTCAGCGGACCGACACCTCGGCCCAATCGTCGAGAAGGCCCGTTAGGTCAAGTCGAATTAGGTCAACAGAAGACCGTCTATAAAAGGAGGAGGAGAGACAACGATGAAGGGATCCGCAAATCACCACACACTTACTTTCGGCTAGAAACTGGGGTTTTACATCTTATTCTCACAAACTTGTATTCTCCGGCAAACCTGCTTTTGCCGGTTCATTTCCTTGTTTTCCCCTCCTTGTAATACGACTGAGCGTTCacttgatctaataaaacacgtTTTTGTATTGACCCACCGACGAGAACTCGTCCTTTTCTCTTTACTAGTTTATTGACAGTCTCGGTTCAAACAAAGAGCGTCGTGCGGTAGTTGAAATAGAGATCGAACTCGTGGATCATGGATTCGTAACGGAGGACGCTGAAGAGACGAGCAATGAAGGCTAGTACGTAGACTAGACCGAGGATGAAGACACGAATCAGTAGCTCTTGCTGCTTTGTTTTCAATTTCAGGGATTTGAAAGAGAGAGCATTGAGCAGATATGGGGTGGTCTTCTTCACCGCCATTGATTCCAATTTCGTGCTCGCGTTGGCGGGCTCTTGTTTGCCTCCCATTGTCTCTACGAGAGGTGTGATCTGAGTCAAGTCATCTCGTCGGGTTGTAATAGTCGAGATTTCTTAGCTCTAATCAAGTTGGGGAAGTGAAGTGAGTTGCATAATATTTCTTACGCTTAAGAAAAGCACTTTATTCACTAATATATAGCCTATCAATTTGCATGATTGAGACCATGATTATTGATGTCTCTTAGGAGGCTCTTAATGCATTATTaggatttaaaaagaaaaagaaaaaaagggaaTTACTTTAAGCAACGTCGCTTAATTAAGCGATACAAGAGACGCATCTTGTTGGACACGCATCACGTAGCTACGCTTTAGGGAAGAGAATACGAGGGGAGaaagaaaacatttttcatTGACGATGAAAACCGTCGGTTTCTCCTCGACAAAGCCGAGACAATCGTGTGCGCAATCTTCGACGACGAAGCAACAAGGCGATGGCTGTCCTCGACAACGACGAAACTCATCAGATGCTGCTCAGTCGAATCGAATCGGCGGTTCCTTTCCTCAACGAAGTGAAGAAAATCGTGGGTTCCTCTCCTCGACGACGAAGCAAATCGGTGGTGGCTCTCCTCGACGACGACGGAAATCGACGGTTGGTGCTCATTAGAATAGAAAGGTAAAGCTCTGAAATTTTATGGGTTTTTTTGAATCCTCAATTGGCTCAGTCCAATCGAAaggtttataaatgttttagattatGTTCTTCTTGTTATTCTCAAGCGGTTTGTAAGTTAATTGTGTGTTCTTTAATTGCAGATGAAAGTCCATTGAAGGGAGATTCATAATCTCTTCAAAGATAATCGTTCTTCTCTGCAAACTGAAGGttcaatcatcatcatctgtaTTACTTTCAGTTCTTATTGGTTTAGTAGCTTCTCGTTAGGTGGCTTGGTTGAATGATCTAGATTCATGAGAATGAAGAACGGTTTTGttcaatttaatatataaatcctGTGATTCCTTTTGATATGTTTATGTTCTGTTATAGATTCTTGAGATTGAAGAACGGTTTGATCATCCGGAGTCACTAACGTGGTTCGTCAAACAAAAAGAGGAGAAGAACAACACATGTAATACATTTATGTCTCTTCTGTTCAATTGATTAAAGTCTTGTGATACTGGTTATGGTTGAACCTCggtaataaatgttttatttagtgTTAGATCAGGTAATAAATAGAAGTTGATTTGGTAGGTTGTGATGGTTATGTGTAGATAGAAATCGATGTTGTGTTTGTCATGAATGTGTTATAGATATATGTCAAGTCTTTATGTTGGTTgctcttctcttctcctctaTTAAAcacatctccttcttctttatcTTATCATCTCTTAAAcatttctcttctcttccttcttctctttATGCTCGCCTTCTCTTCTTTGTAATTGTCGGGTATGGATTCCTATCCATATAATAACCACAATTCAAATTTTGTTGACCTTCTAAATAGTCAACAAGAAATTTTCTTCGGTTTAGGACAAGAAAGTGGCGAAGTATCTTCATCACAACTGCCTCTTTTTGGTGAAGACTCTCCTGCAGAACGTAAAGAACGAAGGACATGAACACCAACCGAGGACGTAGTGCTCATCAGCTCGTGGTTAAACACGAGCAAAGACACTATTGTGGGGAATGAGCAGAAGTCTGATGCTTTCTGGAAGAGAATCGCCGCATACTTTGCTGCAAGTCCGAAGCTGGCCAGTTGTGAACACAGGGAGCCAAGTCACTGTAAGCAGCGTTGGCACAAGATCAATGATCTTGTAGGCAAGTTTTGTGGAGCGTATGAAGCTGCAACCAGAGAGAAAAGCAGCGGCCAGAATGAGAATGATGTGCTCAAGCTTGCTCATGAAATTTTCTTCAACAACCATAACAAGACATTTACCCTTGAGCATGCATGGAAAGAGCTGCACAATGACCAGAAATGGTGTGATTTTCTACTTCTAAAACCGAGAGAAGCTCTAAAAGGAAGAAGTGTGACGAGGGTGCACAGTCATCAATCTCTCAAGAAACTGAAACCAATACTTATATCTTTCTCACAAAGTCATCAAACAAGTTccaattttattcaaaaataaatcataaacactttctacatttttatCACATATATAGCATCTTCTACTCTTAACATTTTCGAGGGAGTGAATGATGAAATTTTTGATCagtattttgatcaatattttgatcaacattttgatcaacattttgatcaaacATTTGAAAAAATTTCCATTGGTGAtaatgaagaagaaaggaaaagaaagaaaaaaagagtttatattgaaagaaatcgtgaagaaggcGATCTACgcttatggaatgattattttagtgatgctccaacatatcctgaaaatctattccgacgacgatttagaatgaacaagccattgttcatgcatattgttgatcgactctccaatgaagttgaattctTTCGACAAAAGAAAGATTGTCTCGGAAGGCTTAGTCTCTctccacttcaaaagtgtacatTAGTCATTCGTCTCTTGGCATATGGTGGTGCGGCTGATACTGTTGACGAATACATCTGACTCGGTGCAACTACTACTCGGTCATGTTTGGAACATTTTGTGGaaggaataatatatttattcggcgaggagtacctaagaagaccaacaccggctgatcttcaacgtcaaCTTGATATTGGTGAACATCGTGGATTTTCtaggatgataggaagcatcgattgtatgcattgggagtggaagaattgtcccaccgcttggaaagttcaatattcacgtggttcgggaaaacccacaatcgttttagaggcggttgcttcgtatgatctatggatatgacatgcgttttttggacctctaggtaccttaaatgatatcaatgttcttcatctctcacctgtttttgatgacctaataaaaggtcaagctccgcaagtcactttctctgtcaatggaatagagtatcatttggcttactatctcaccgacggtatttatccgaaatgagcaacttttatccaatctattccaataccacaaggtccgaaagcggttttatttgctcaacatcaataagctgtccgaaaagatgtcaagcgtgcttttggagtcttgcaagctcgctttgccattgttaaaaatccagcacTTTTTGGGGATAAAGCCAAAATTGAgaatattatgagagcatgtatcatactccataatatgatagtagatgACGAACGAGATGAATATAAtcaatttgatgtttcagagttccaacaaggagaagacacccgaagttcacatgtcgatctcacgtattctacagatatgcctacaaatatcgccaatatgatgggtgttcgaactagaattcgtgataaacaaatgcatcaacaactgaaagctgatttggttgaacatatatggcgtaaatttggacgtggtgaagacaacaactgagcttggatgtttctttcaaattattctcgTTTAGTTtaataatctttgtttttatgttttttttaatctatgtttaaaatgttatcttttataattttttatttaataaataaattttatctttaattaaaaaatgtttattatttttttttaagaacccctaAATAAGAGACTACCATTGGAGCCCAAAGTCAAGGTGTTTCTTAACTAAGGTTcttaattacatttaattactaaaataatgatTAAGTGACCCAAATGGGTTtgtgggttaatcatgctctgaGATCGGATACCCCATTCGAGTTCAGGTTGAGTATTTTAGTTTTTCGAGTATTTCAGTTTAAAAGTTAACTATCTCTATTGCACAGAAAAAGGATTACTATCCCTTCGAATAATGATCGAGTTCGAATTGATGATGATAACGATATTGATACTAGTAACGGTATGGATTGTGAGCTTGATATAGAACTGGAGCTTCTAATTATGATGAATGCACTAACTATGGATATAATATCGAAAATAGACCGATTTTAGATCGCTCTTCAGTTCAAATTAACAAAAGCAATGTTTCTTTGCACTATATGAATTCCAAACATTCGTAATATTTAAGTGTAGTCTTTGGTGTATTAatctttttttgaaaagggAGTGTGTGTGAGTTGCTTATTTCAAGAAAAGACTAGATTCACCCAGTTgcactatatattatttgttatgAAAAATCGAAAATAGCTTTTTATTCCAAATGTCTTAACCGAATTTGATAAAACCATGTGAATATAATTATGTAGAGCCTACTGTTACTATGATATACatcaacttcttcttttttcttcctaTACAAATGACCTATTCAATCATTTGTAATAGATATctcttattttttcttaaaaatattctttCTCGTAATTCTATATCAATATTCTTTTTCTTGtaggtatatttttttctttattttttttctcgctATGATAAATTATAAGTATTATTATAACACATTATCATCCCATTCATTCTCTGATACGAAAaagttttatatgtataatatataacatCCGGTATACCGccaatatttattacttattattttgtGGATATTATAATACACATTCATATTTCAGATACAAATAGTATTGTATGGATATTACTGTTATAATCCGGATAATCAATGTATTATCCGGttataatatacattattaatattactgtttcttttgtaataacAGAAGACCAATCGAGTATGTACACAAGATTAATTTCTAATATCCGGTTAAAACTCACACATACATATTATTCCATTTCTTCTAGTAACCCAACTCGAACATATGATGTATTATCCGGTTATAAAACACATTTTTAATACgatacaaaattattttcttgatttggAAAGCGAGGAATGATAAACTATTCAGAGGAATAGACAGGGACCCTTTGGAAACTATCCGACATGCTGAATCAGAATGTCATGCTTGGTTTGAAGCAAACatgaaacaagaagaagaagaacagacAGTTACAACAACCCCTGACAAGATAGCAAGTTCTGAGAGATGCCTAATAGATGGCTCATGGACACATGACGCATTCTTCAGTGGTTATGGATGGACAATGAAAACCTCAGGAGGAACAACTTAGCTATTGGGAGCAAGAAACCAGCGACGAAGAATCTCACCACTTCATTCGGAACTCGATGCCCTTATATGGGCGATGGAATGCATGCTTCAACTGTCGACGTGTCAGGCTTTTGGCACCGATTGTAAGGATCTAATCTCAATGATTCAAGACCCAGGAGCATGGCCCAACTTCTCCACTGAGTTAGATGAGCTACATAAGCTGAAGAGCAGATTTCCAGACTTCTCGATTGTTTTTATTCCTCGTTTTGAAAATGTATCATCTGATTGTTTAGCTAAGATAGCAAGATCCTATCACAGGGACCTGTATTACATTGGCtattctattccggtctggttctccagaccacctcaagcttgagtaatagatcAGCCGTTTGacgtccaaaaaaaaaaaattattttcttcatATTAATGTTATAAACCAGATCTGTATTGTCATGTTATAATACACATTCATTAATCTTATTATAGCCATTGTAATAACACAAGACCAACCAAGGATATATTTGTGGCTTAGTGAAGTGTAacaaaaattatacatataatcTGACCATTCTAAATACAACatcattattttcaaataatttaaacgTTAGCTAACATATTTTACAATTACAAGATTTATAGACTGATTGTgttgttttgtttgaaaattGCATGTACTTTGGAGCAGATTTCATTCATGATGAAAGCAGAACTCATATTTCTATTCAGAGTTCATAAGGTTTCAAAACATGGTTGAAAACCAACTACAGAAGAAGATAAAACAGTTTCAGTGTGATGGAGGTGGAGAGTTCATCAGTAGGCAGTTCCTCACTCATCTCGCTGCTTCTAGAATTCAACAACTGGTGTCGTGTCCACATACTCCGCAACAGAACGGTCTGGCAGAACGGAAGCACATACATTTAACTGAGTTGGCGCTTACTATGTTGTTTCATAGAAAAGTTCCTCAAGAGCTATGGGTTGAAGCGTTCTTCACTTCTGTGTTTATTGGTAATCTCTTGCCTTCTTCAGTGATGTCAGAAAACAAGAGTCCGTTTGAAGTTCTAAATGGTCACACACCAGCGTATACTGCTCTTCGTGTATTTGGCTGAAAATGCTTTTCGTATCTTCTCCCTTACATGACAAACAAATTGGATCCTAAGTCCCTACTATGTGTGTTCTTAGGCTACAATGAGAAGTTTCAAGGATACCGTTGTTATTATCCTCCAACTGGAAAGGTT
This region of Brassica napus cultivar Da-Ae chromosome C5, Da-Ae, whole genome shotgun sequence genomic DNA includes:
- the LOC111206156 gene encoding meiosis-specific protein ASY2-like, coding for MSSGSRLSKEQKGKAVATETSPVRVVDSTLPSDFEAIHREAMMDTTNMDTSQRVLVAESARLIREERANVESVAQDCARDGRGGAHDTEISPPDFVPCCYHPEGIFEDLPTLAPGLLRPPAVEGQSWENVEATRLTPSSVKILLRECAGVGVTFLIPTKTQRPWSPPVGFQCVYESYFQNETRLWFPIPRLITSYVRRRDAAISQFLNGSFRLLVALLVMAAEIDVSMNVRSFDELAYLKSMGEGLYLIQMRPNYNVIVGIPIGRTTGGVFISTSSRMIDLPDTAAYPEEFIENARALTLLPQESWDNITVERIRRVIDRISRKDWGSDLLPLVTGRKCRFSLFTRAEQRKITTAREMKALPDLIAIIGKRLSASSSDVPSRTPDGVDRWESPPAVIRTTPVPDPVGSEPSRESFVPEVDESAQTRKKGKKRPAPDASITMVQGGSSEIAAEVRQDEPPQKKKKKDKKKKPAEKDPVPSVGAENRKLVVHEESSRGNGALTDDGLSSFPIVPLERERREPSVDRGSDGRDHSKTPEGRREAEVSQSITATTPRPTPSAPGGSSTRKKGPVNFPDHVEFKYDGETPLAYTPEDCAELVRQIRGGAKDMRSVKDLIFKDAYVDAARTKVLVTFCLFNASGPDAQSLFTQSDGSMNYVVELYNTALKETISKLKNAERLVRVKDSALNRKTSEFKAVIEKAEAEQSRLLAGKKVQKAKFTEKFGELKGKFKTAGEKIRVLEREKASLEEEKAAWEKEKAATALRHLNEINRLRDS